A window from Luteolibacter flavescens encodes these proteins:
- a CDS encoding LamG domain-containing protein — protein sequence MYLSHPRRSLRLAILAAGLGSSFSLAEAAILVGLDPATALYDSDVKGIVNDGGTAGSQSGIPALNDPEHVKGLTFNIAFTPAAADLDRAVPADARTVLLIEIGGTSNGFGLYLIDGVPTVLSKQSSTDATLPASLNDTSLPAIAVQSPIGKLTAGTAYSFSASWNHQGTLELSVQPDGGTSVFSSHTISGTPGNWSGNDTISVKTLSAANAGGLSGNSAGNNFGPPFDVHNAFSFTGTVSRALFWNASSVTPPVATVPAVLGFEATSLPSSGRVRFHWRVTEGGAAAATNIVIRAGDTVVHTPSTLENFADVNVNGATTFTLSATNATGTTTDTVTVAADTAFGTAVRADSPVAWFRFNDQAGSLLIADSAENAAPHNGRVFGQPVTGSTGFVDGAAHFDGGSGIISNTILDPANVTAGFTVEAVIRREPGIIGPNPVVLAQRGTYGRLLLTSPADGKLISDIGGGEAKHSDGKVHDNQWAHVAVVVDRIHTEVRWYIDGELAGSSKDGLNPDGTTFNPNFSVESSTGEWIIGIGKALTGNYWKGHIDELAVYDRLLDDPNADADFSDSRIAAHRNAWWSETTGLLDFSASKTLINAGDPVQFIAKVGADITSVTIDNGVGTVPIVNGNAVITANPPATATYQVTATGPSGSTTSTIAITARQYQAPIVKGFEVTKLGTPGQVRVHWKVAEGEAPNPTTLTIKAGATELHASSSLQGYADVEAGAATQFTLSAVNATGTTNAETALDAETAFSTAVRQAGPVAWYRFNEPAGSEIFVDSADNGAPHNGRPTGTVVSGTAGSVDGAITLNAAGGVITTFNLNPGQLDPGFTIESVVRRDAAISTLNRAVVSQSDLNGTGRVLLGIAEDSGLPRTFLGQGERKDGDTGLAAEAWAHFVVVVDALHTEIRWYIDGELAGSTKDGLNPDGTTFNPNFLLEATSGAWNIGIHKSLTADQWRGEIDEVVIYDTLLDDPDADGDTTDSRIAAHRAAWWSGTSGVIQLDTAATTVAPGGSTDLTIKVGPDITSVSIDHGIGNVPLVNGNAVVTLTPPATTTYTITFTGPGGTFTRTITVTVGETPAVAPVVVSSAIQGGNFVIHFTGAPSTAYAVRGSATLSAFDEDLGTVTTDALGAGTATIPVTPATTPARFFRIQDLP from the coding sequence ATGTATCTTTCCCATCCCCGCCGCAGCCTCCGCCTCGCCATCCTCGCCGCCGGTCTCGGCAGCAGCTTCAGCCTGGCCGAGGCGGCCATCCTGGTAGGCCTCGACCCCGCCACCGCCCTCTACGACAGCGATGTGAAGGGCATCGTGAATGACGGCGGCACCGCCGGCAGCCAATCCGGCATCCCGGCTCTGAATGACCCGGAGCACGTGAAGGGCCTCACCTTCAACATCGCCTTCACCCCCGCAGCCGCGGACCTCGACCGCGCGGTGCCCGCCGACGCCCGCACCGTGCTGCTCATCGAGATCGGCGGCACGTCGAATGGCTTCGGCCTCTACCTCATCGATGGCGTGCCGACCGTGCTGTCGAAGCAAAGCTCCACGGACGCGACGCTGCCCGCCTCGCTCAATGACACCTCGCTCCCGGCCATCGCCGTGCAGAGCCCCATCGGCAAGCTGACCGCGGGCACCGCCTACTCCTTCTCCGCCTCGTGGAATCACCAGGGCACGCTGGAGCTGAGCGTGCAGCCGGACGGTGGCACCAGCGTCTTCTCCTCCCACACCATCTCCGGCACGCCGGGGAACTGGTCCGGCAACGACACGATCTCGGTGAAGACGCTCTCCGCGGCGAACGCGGGCGGCCTCTCCGGAAACAGCGCGGGGAACAACTTCGGCCCGCCCTTCGACGTCCACAATGCCTTCAGCTTCACCGGCACGGTGAGCCGCGCGCTCTTCTGGAATGCCTCGTCGGTCACGCCGCCCGTAGCTACGGTGCCTGCCGTACTTGGCTTCGAGGCCACCTCGCTGCCCTCGTCCGGCAGGGTGCGCTTCCACTGGCGCGTCACGGAAGGCGGTGCGGCCGCCGCCACCAATATCGTCATCAGGGCAGGCGACACCGTGGTCCACACGCCCTCCACGCTGGAGAACTTCGCCGACGTGAACGTGAACGGCGCGACCACCTTCACCCTCAGCGCGACGAATGCCACCGGCACCACCACGGACACCGTGACGGTGGCGGCGGACACCGCCTTCGGCACCGCGGTGCGCGCGGACTCGCCGGTCGCGTGGTTCCGCTTCAATGACCAGGCGGGCTCGCTGCTCATCGCCGACTCCGCGGAAAACGCCGCACCGCACAATGGCCGCGTCTTCGGCCAACCGGTGACGGGAAGCACGGGCTTCGTCGATGGCGCGGCGCACTTCGACGGCGGCAGCGGCATCATCTCGAATACGATCCTCGACCCGGCGAATGTCACCGCGGGCTTCACCGTGGAGGCAGTCATCCGCCGCGAGCCCGGCATCATCGGGCCGAATCCCGTGGTGCTCGCCCAGCGCGGCACCTACGGCCGCCTCCTCCTCACCTCCCCCGCGGATGGCAAGCTCATCAGCGACATCGGCGGCGGCGAGGCAAAGCACTCGGACGGCAAGGTCCACGACAACCAGTGGGCACACGTGGCCGTGGTGGTGGACCGCATCCACACCGAGGTGCGCTGGTACATCGACGGCGAGCTCGCGGGCTCCAGCAAGGACGGCCTGAATCCCGACGGCACCACCTTCAATCCGAACTTCTCCGTCGAGTCCTCCACCGGCGAGTGGATCATCGGCATCGGCAAGGCCCTCACCGGAAACTACTGGAAGGGCCACATCGACGAGCTGGCCGTGTATGACCGCCTGCTGGACGATCCGAATGCCGACGCGGACTTCTCCGACTCCCGCATCGCCGCCCACCGGAATGCCTGGTGGAGCGAGACGACCGGCCTGCTCGACTTCAGCGCCTCGAAGACGCTCATCAATGCGGGCGACCCCGTGCAGTTCATCGCCAAGGTCGGCGCGGACATCACCTCCGTGACCATCGACAACGGCGTCGGCACCGTCCCGATCGTGAATGGCAACGCGGTCATCACCGCGAATCCCCCGGCGACCGCGACCTACCAGGTGACCGCCACCGGCCCCTCCGGCAGCACCACCAGCACCATCGCCATCACCGCCCGCCAATATCAGGCACCCATCGTGAAGGGCTTCGAAGTGACGAAGCTCGGCACGCCCGGCCAAGTGCGCGTCCACTGGAAGGTGGCCGAGGGCGAAGCGCCGAATCCAACCACGCTCACCATCAAGGCAGGCGCGACCGAGCTGCACGCTTCCTCTTCTCTCCAAGGATATGCCGACGTGGAAGCGGGTGCCGCCACGCAATTCACGCTCTCCGCGGTGAACGCCACCGGCACCACGAATGCGGAGACCGCGCTGGATGCGGAGACCGCCTTCTCCACCGCCGTGCGGCAGGCCGGGCCGGTCGCATGGTATCGCTTCAATGAACCCGCGGGCAGCGAGATCTTCGTGGACTCCGCGGACAATGGCGCACCGCACAACGGCCGCCCCACCGGCACGGTGGTCAGCGGCACGGCGGGCAGCGTGGACGGTGCCATCACGCTGAATGCGGCGGGCGGGGTGATCACCACCTTCAATCTGAATCCCGGCCAGCTCGACCCCGGCTTCACCATCGAAAGCGTGGTCCGTCGCGACGCCGCCATCAGCACGCTGAACCGCGCGGTGGTCAGCCAGTCGGACCTGAATGGAACCGGTCGCGTGCTGCTCGGCATCGCCGAGGACAGCGGGCTGCCCCGCACCTTCCTCGGCCAGGGCGAGCGGAAGGACGGCGACACCGGACTCGCCGCCGAGGCCTGGGCGCACTTCGTGGTCGTGGTGGACGCACTGCACACCGAGATCCGCTGGTACATCGACGGCGAGCTCGCGGGCTCCACGAAGGACGGGCTGAATCCCGACGGCACCACCTTCAATCCGAACTTCCTCCTGGAAGCGACGAGCGGTGCCTGGAACATCGGCATCCACAAGTCCCTCACCGCGGACCAATGGCGCGGCGAGATCGACGAGGTGGTCATCTACGACACGCTGCTCGACGATCCCGATGCGGACGGCGACACCACGGACTCCCGCATCGCCGCGCACCGCGCCGCCTGGTGGAGCGGCACCTCCGGCGTCATCCAGCTCGACACCGCGGCCACCACCGTCGCGCCCGGCGGATCGACGGACCTCACCATCAAGGTGGGCCCGGACATCACCTCCGTGAGCATCGACCACGGCATCGGGAACGTGCCGCTGGTGAATGGAAATGCGGTGGTCACGCTGACGCCCCCGGCCACCACCACCTACACGATCACCTTCACCGGACCCGGCGGCACCTTCACGCGGACCATCACCGTCACGGTGGGCGAGACGCCGGCAGTCGCGCCGGTCGTGGTATCGTCCGCGATCCAGGGCGGGAATTTCGTGATCCACTTCACCGGGGCACCCTCCACCGCCTACGCCGTGCGCGGCTCCGCCACGCTGTCCGCCTTCGATGAAGACCTGGGCACGGTGACCACGGACGCGCTCGGCGCGGGCACGGCCACCATCCCGGTGACGCCGGCCACCACGCCCGCCCGCTTCTTCCGCATCCAGGATCTCCCATGA
- a CDS encoding RrF2 family transcriptional regulator — protein sequence MHLSKKAEYALRAAIHLGIATEMGLPVVSGVELADANRLPLKFIERILQELREAGIVETKRGKMGGYALATAADKIRIGDLVRLMDGRLAPICCASEYAYQRCTCPDEDHCGLRMLMIDVRNAIANILDRYTLAQVVEVTLRKMRRDGIAPPFSTHPSAKGVATPARGKANPADGFLQGLSQLVTAPSDEHQSK from the coding sequence ATGCACCTTTCCAAGAAAGCCGAGTATGCTCTGCGCGCCGCCATTCACCTCGGTATTGCCACCGAGATGGGATTGCCGGTCGTGTCCGGTGTCGAACTCGCCGACGCGAACCGGCTGCCGCTGAAATTCATCGAGCGCATCCTCCAGGAGCTGCGCGAGGCAGGCATCGTCGAAACGAAACGTGGCAAGATGGGCGGCTACGCGCTCGCCACCGCTGCGGACAAGATCCGCATCGGCGACCTGGTGCGCCTGATGGACGGCCGCCTGGCCCCGATCTGCTGCGCGAGCGAATACGCCTACCAGCGCTGCACCTGCCCGGATGAGGACCACTGCGGCCTGCGGATGCTCATGATCGACGTGCGGAACGCGATCGCGAATATCCTCGACCGCTACACCCTCGCGCAGGTCGTGGAGGTGACGCTGCGGAAGATGCGCCGCGATGGCATCGCGCCGCCCTTCTCCACCCACCCGAGCGCGAAGGGTGTCGCCACGCCCGCACGCGGCAAGGCGAACCCCGCGGACGGCTTCCTCCAAGGACTTTCCCAACTAGTGACCGCCCCGAGCGATGAGCACCAAAGCAAATGA
- a CDS encoding YezD family protein, producing MRKKVEDLRFGSVQIIVHEGRVTQVESLEKTRFPAKSDDPGSLS from the coding sequence GTGAGAAAGAAGGTCGAAGACCTGCGCTTCGGCTCCGTCCAGATCATCGTCCACGAAGGACGCGTGACCCAGGTCGAGAGCCTCGAGAAGACCCGCTTTCCCGCGAAGTCCGACGACCCCGGCTCCCTCTCCTGA
- a CDS encoding OprO/OprP family phosphate-selective porin yields the protein MKTYTTRPTGVRRSSVAAPVYRLTKAPLLAAAGAAFAVPSTSLAFDPFSTPSAEETAQLDAWWKAFTLYKNDDNPLLQEFKLRGRYQGQYYWVDSDQGDADAWEDRRSRFGFDAKLLDKKVEVRLDFQSNDSFEDTYDRLVDAYVKYRPTDSLAITVGRMKPSIGYYDFVQSTNAQPTFERSQIFNQLRVDRATGLAVDGKVGKFSWVTGVYSNDTDREFGTFGGAYSFNAGVGYDAKADFGWDRADFHLDWLHSGHDKDDYLFTRYDDIVSATFWGQEGQWGLVVEGFHGSGGGGRDEDVFGFFIQPTYDLIPKRLQLVGRYSFATGDGLDSVVRQTRYESEAPGLTGGGRGDEYHALYLGAQYFIHGDKLKLMAGAEYADLDGAGNGGDYEGTTFLTGIRFSF from the coding sequence ATGAAAACCTACACCACCCGACCCACGGGCGTGCGGAGATCCTCCGTCGCTGCCCCCGTGTACCGACTTACCAAGGCCCCGCTGCTTGCCGCGGCGGGTGCAGCCTTTGCCGTGCCCTCGACCAGCCTTGCATTCGACCCCTTCAGCACGCCCTCCGCCGAGGAGACAGCGCAGCTCGATGCATGGTGGAAGGCCTTCACCCTCTACAAGAACGACGACAACCCGCTGCTGCAGGAGTTCAAGCTGCGCGGCCGCTACCAGGGCCAGTATTACTGGGTGGACTCCGACCAGGGGGATGCGGACGCCTGGGAGGACCGCCGCTCGCGCTTCGGCTTCGATGCCAAGCTCCTCGACAAGAAGGTGGAGGTGCGCCTGGACTTCCAGAGCAACGACAGCTTCGAGGACACCTACGACCGGCTCGTGGATGCCTACGTGAAGTACCGCCCGACGGACTCGCTGGCCATCACGGTGGGCCGCATGAAGCCGTCCATCGGCTACTACGACTTCGTCCAATCGACCAACGCGCAGCCGACCTTCGAGCGCTCGCAGATCTTCAACCAGCTCCGCGTGGACCGCGCGACGGGCCTGGCGGTGGATGGCAAGGTGGGCAAGTTCTCGTGGGTCACCGGCGTTTACTCGAATGATACTGACCGCGAGTTCGGCACCTTCGGCGGGGCCTACAGCTTCAATGCGGGCGTGGGCTACGATGCGAAGGCGGACTTCGGCTGGGACCGCGCGGACTTCCACCTGGACTGGCTGCACAGCGGCCATGACAAGGACGACTACCTCTTCACCCGCTACGATGACATCGTCTCCGCCACCTTCTGGGGGCAGGAGGGGCAGTGGGGCCTGGTGGTGGAGGGCTTCCATGGCTCCGGCGGCGGTGGCCGGGACGAGGATGTCTTCGGCTTCTTCATCCAGCCGACCTACGATCTGATCCCGAAGCGCCTCCAGCTCGTGGGCCGCTACTCCTTCGCCACCGGCGACGGGCTGGACAGCGTGGTGCGCCAGACGCGCTACGAGTCCGAGGCGCCCGGCCTCACCGGCGGCGGCCGCGGCGATGAATACCACGCGCTCTACCTGGGCGCGCAGTACTTCATCCACGGCGACAAGCTGAAGCTGATGGCAGGTGCCGAGTATGCGGACCTCGATGGCGCCGGAAACGGTGGCGACTACGAGGGCACGACTTTTCTAACAGGCATCCGCTTCTCCTTCTGA
- a CDS encoding sulfate ABC transporter substrate-binding protein yields the protein MKAHALIPVLLAALIALPGCGEKQGSGKVTELQNVSYDPTREFYEEVNAAFAKKWAAEGKGEITITQSHGGSGKQARAVIDGQPADVVTLALSLDIDEIAQRTGLLPEDWQSKFPSNSSPYTSTIVFVVRTGNPKGVKDWGDLVKDGVQVITPDPKTGGAPRWCYLAGWAWAEKQNGGSQDAAREFIRKLYQNVPVLDTGARASTTTFAQNKIGDVLLSWENEAHLIEKQFPGQTQIVYPSLSILAEPPVAVVEKTAAKKGSTEAARAYLDFLYTPEGQDLAGKHFYRPRDPQAAAKYASTFPEIELVTIDHFGGWPKAQQTHFADGGIFDQIYTTK from the coding sequence ATGAAAGCACACGCATTGATCCCCGTCCTGCTCGCAGCGCTCATCGCACTGCCGGGCTGCGGGGAGAAGCAGGGTTCCGGCAAGGTCACCGAGCTGCAGAACGTCTCCTACGATCCGACCCGCGAATTCTACGAGGAGGTCAATGCGGCCTTCGCGAAGAAGTGGGCGGCGGAGGGCAAGGGAGAGATCACCATCACCCAGTCGCACGGCGGCTCCGGGAAGCAGGCGCGCGCGGTCATCGACGGCCAGCCGGCGGATGTCGTCACGCTCGCGCTCTCGCTGGACATCGACGAGATCGCGCAGCGCACCGGCCTGCTGCCTGAGGACTGGCAGTCGAAGTTCCCCAGCAACAGCTCGCCCTACACCTCCACCATCGTCTTCGTCGTCCGCACGGGGAATCCGAAGGGCGTGAAGGACTGGGGCGATCTCGTGAAGGATGGCGTGCAGGTCATCACCCCGGACCCGAAGACCGGCGGCGCGCCGCGCTGGTGCTACCTCGCCGGCTGGGCATGGGCGGAGAAGCAGAATGGCGGCAGCCAGGACGCCGCCCGCGAATTCATCCGCAAGCTCTACCAGAATGTCCCGGTGCTCGATACCGGCGCGCGCGCATCCACCACCACCTTTGCCCAGAACAAGATCGGCGACGTGCTGCTGTCGTGGGAAAACGAGGCGCACCTCATCGAAAAGCAATTCCCCGGCCAGACGCAGATCGTCTATCCCTCGCTGAGCATCCTGGCCGAGCCGCCCGTGGCCGTGGTGGAAAAGACCGCCGCAAAAAAGGGCAGCACGGAGGCGGCGAGGGCCTATCTTGACTTCCTCTACACGCCGGAGGGGCAGGACCTCGCCGGGAAGCACTTCTACCGTCCGCGCGACCCGCAGGCCGCGGCGAAATACGCGTCCACTTTTCCCGAGATCGAACTCGTCACCATCGACCACTTCGGCGGCTGGCCGAAGGCGCAGCAAACTCACTTCGCCGATGGCGGGATCTTCGACCAGATCTACACTACCAAGTAA
- a CDS encoding sulfate ABC transporter substrate-binding protein, which produces MKARYFIPLALATLTLLPGCSPKGASAGGELELQNVSYDPTREFYEEVNAAFVKKWEADGKGKIKVIQSHGGSGKQARSVIDGQQADVVTLALAGDIDVIAKQAKLLPDDWQSKLPDNSSPYTSTIVFVVRKGNPKGVKDWADLIKEGTQVITPDPKTSGGARWNYLAAWAWAEKEYGGDQAKTLEYIKALFKNVPVLDTGARAATTTFAQSKIGDVFLSWENEAYLIEKQFPGETEIVYPSISILAEPPVAVVEKNAAKHGATEAAQAYLQFLYTDEAQEFAGKHFYRPRKPEILAKFSSKLQDIPLVTVDKDFGGWEKAQKTHFDDGGTFDQAYGVK; this is translated from the coding sequence ATGAAAGCACGATACTTCATCCCGCTCGCCCTGGCCACGCTGACCCTGCTGCCGGGCTGCAGCCCGAAGGGTGCGTCCGCCGGTGGCGAACTCGAACTCCAGAACGTCTCCTACGACCCCACCCGTGAATTCTACGAGGAGGTGAATGCCGCCTTCGTGAAGAAGTGGGAGGCCGACGGAAAGGGCAAGATCAAGGTCATCCAGTCCCACGGCGGCTCCGGCAAGCAGGCGCGCTCCGTCATCGACGGCCAGCAGGCGGACGTGGTGACGCTCGCTCTGGCCGGCGACATCGACGTGATCGCGAAGCAGGCGAAGCTGCTGCCGGACGACTGGCAGTCGAAGCTGCCTGACAACAGCTCGCCGTACACCTCCACCATCGTCTTCGTCGTGCGGAAGGGGAATCCGAAGGGCGTGAAGGACTGGGCCGACCTCATCAAGGAAGGCACCCAAGTCATCACCCCGGACCCGAAGACCTCGGGCGGTGCCCGCTGGAACTACCTGGCCGCATGGGCATGGGCGGAGAAGGAATACGGCGGCGACCAGGCGAAGACGCTGGAGTACATCAAGGCGCTCTTCAAGAACGTGCCCGTGCTCGACACCGGTGCGCGCGCCGCGACCACCACCTTCGCCCAGAGCAAGATCGGCGATGTCTTCCTCTCCTGGGAGAACGAGGCCTATCTCATCGAGAAGCAATTCCCGGGTGAGACCGAGATCGTGTATCCCTCCATCAGCATCCTCGCCGAGCCACCCGTGGCCGTGGTGGAAAAGAATGCCGCGAAGCACGGCGCGACCGAGGCCGCACAGGCCTACCTGCAATTCCTCTACACCGATGAGGCGCAGGAATTCGCCGGCAAGCACTTCTACCGCCCGCGCAAGCCGGAGATCCTCGCGAAATTCAGCAGCAAGCTGCAGGACATCCCGCTGGTGACGGTGGACAAGGACTTCGGCGGCTGGGAAAAGGCACAGAAGACCCACTTCGATGACGGTGGCACCTTCGACCAAGCGTATGGTGTGAAGTGA
- the cysT gene encoding sulfate ABC transporter permease subunit CysT, which yields MPKQRVIPGFGLSMGITIFWLSGIILIPLAALFLKAAGLGPSEWWAILSSPRVIAAAKLTFGASAAAALVSMVLGLLVAWVLVRYEFPGRKILDAIVDLPFALPTAVAGITLTQIYAPNGWLGKILFEWGIRSAYSSLGVFIALTFIGFPFVVRTVQPVMEDLGHELEEAAASLGASRWTTFRRVIFPMLVPALITGFTLAFARAIGEYGSVIFISGNLPMKTEILPLLIVKQLEQFKYEAAAVIASGMLIVSFALLFLINLLQRRLNWQAR from the coding sequence ATGCCAAAACAGCGCGTCATCCCCGGGTTCGGCCTATCGATGGGCATCACCATCTTTTGGCTGAGCGGCATCATCCTCATCCCGCTGGCCGCCTTGTTCCTCAAGGCGGCCGGCCTCGGCCCGTCCGAGTGGTGGGCCATCCTCAGCTCGCCGCGGGTCATCGCCGCGGCGAAGCTCACCTTTGGAGCCAGTGCCGCGGCGGCGCTGGTGAGCATGGTGCTGGGCCTGCTGGTGGCCTGGGTGCTGGTGCGCTATGAGTTCCCCGGCAGGAAGATCCTCGATGCCATCGTGGACCTGCCCTTCGCCCTGCCCACCGCTGTGGCGGGCATCACCCTCACGCAGATCTACGCGCCGAATGGCTGGCTGGGGAAGATCCTCTTCGAGTGGGGCATCCGCAGCGCCTACTCGTCGCTGGGGGTCTTCATCGCGCTCACCTTCATCGGCTTCCCCTTCGTCGTCCGCACGGTGCAGCCGGTGATGGAGGATCTGGGGCATGAGCTGGAGGAGGCCGCGGCCAGCCTGGGCGCGAGCCGCTGGACCACCTTCCGCCGCGTCATTTTCCCCATGCTGGTGCCCGCGCTCATCACGGGCTTCACGCTCGCCTTCGCCCGCGCCATCGGCGAGTACGGCTCGGTCATCTTCATCTCGGGGAATCTGCCGATGAAGACGGAGATCCTGCCGCTGCTCATCGTGAAGCAGCTCGAGCAATTCAAGTACGAGGCCGCGGCGGTCATCGCGTCCGGCATGCTCATCGTGTCCTTCGCGCTGCTCTTCCTCATCAATCTCCTCCAACGCCGCCTGAACTGGCAAGCCCGCTGA